In Toxotes jaculatrix isolate fToxJac2 chromosome 11, fToxJac2.pri, whole genome shotgun sequence, a single genomic region encodes these proteins:
- the lhcgr gene encoding lutropin-choriogonadotropic hormone receptor encodes MCTSLPALLFLFVLFSYGCKCASGFVCPKICRCFSNTIRCNNVTEGSALMMGHRDKRLFLYHLSLYTISSHSFEGLKGVQRIEIAQSVTLETIETLAFNNLLNLSEISIQNTRSLMHIGRGTFNNLPKLHYLSISNTGITVFPDITSIHSLESEFILDICDNLYLLEIPQNAFIGMTKEYVTMNLYNNGIREIHDHAFNGTKIDKLVLKNNRNLRVIHRDAFNGATGPGILDISATALKKLPPQGLESVLVLLAQSAYALKSLPPLQGLWSLREAHLTYNSHCCALLSWNAHRDFPVNPAWTNGSVYCDQIDSSARVHRVIGGSADTTLALDMPFFSDVDLFVEDEGFGDVNFHYPELDFCQTRPTLVCTPEADAFNPCEDIAGFSFLRVAIWFINILAITGNLTVLLVSFTSRKKLMVPRFLMCHLAFADLCIGIYLLMIATVELRTHGYYSQHAIEWQTGPGCSAAGFLSVFGGELSVYTLSTITLERWHTITNALQIERRLALTQAASIMAAGWLICLGMGMLPLVGVSSYTKVSMCLPMDIETPLAQAFIIIILLFNVGAFIVVCVCYVLIYLAVKNPEFPGRSADTKIAKRMAVLIFTDFLCMAPISFFAISAAFKVPLITVTNSKILLVLFFPINSCANPFLYAIFTKAFRKDVLQLMSGMGCCKSKASVYRMKAYCPEKAIKSNMGSCNKGSHMGVMLAAMPRQNHHLKEAGELT; translated from the exons ATGTGTACATCGCTGCCAGCGCTCTTGTTCctatttgttttattctcctATGGATGCAAGTGCGCTTCGGGTTTCGTCTGCCCGAAGATCTGCCGCTGTTTCTCCAACACAATCAGATGCAACAATGTGACAGAAGGGTCTGCTCTGATGATGGGCCACAGAGATAAAAGACT GTTTCTCTATCACTTGTCTTTGTACACTATTTCAAGCCATTCCTTTGAGGGTTTGAAAGGAGTCCAGAGGAT TGAGATTGCTCAGAGTGTAACCCTGGAAACCATTGAGACATTAGCATTTAATAACCTTCTCAACCTCTCTGAAAT CTCAATCCAGAACACAAGGAGTCTGATGCACATTGGCAGAGGGACATTTAACAACCTTCCCAAACTACACTACCT GAGCATCTCAAATACTGGGATAACAGTTTTCCCAGACATTACATCTATCCATTCCCTTGAATCAGAGTTTATCTT GGATATCTGTGACAACCTGTATCTACTGGAAATACCTCAAAATGCTTTCATTGGAATGACAAAGGAGTATGTTACAAT GAACCTGTACAACAACGGCATCAGAGAAATACATGACCACGCCTTCAATGGGACAAAGATAGATAAGCT AGTGTTAAAGAATAACCGAAACCTCAGAGTGATCCACAGAGATGCATTCAATGGAGCCACAGGCCCTGGAATCTT GGACATATCTGCAACAGCTCTCAAAAAGTTACCACCACAAGGACTGGAGTCAGTTCTGGTGTTGTTAGCTCAGTCAGCGTATGCCTTGAAGAGTCTGCCCCCTCTGCAGGGACTGTGGAGCCTGCGAGAGGCCCATCTCACCTACAACAGTCACTGCTGTGCACTGCTGAGCTGGAACGCACACAG GGACTTTCCAGTTAATCCTGCATGGACTAATGGCTCTGTATATTGTGATCAGATAGATTCATCAGCAAg GGTTCATCGTGTGATTGGAGGATCAGCAGATACGACTCTAGCTTTGGACATGCCATTTTTCTCAGATGTCGACCTTTTTGTAGAGGATGAAGGATTTGGAGACGTAAATTTCCACTATCCAGAACTGGACTTCTGTCAGACCCGACCAACGTTGGTTTGCACACCTGAAGCAGATGCTTTCAATCCCTGTGAGGACATTGCAGGTTTCAGTTTTCTCAGAGTGGCCATTTGGTTTATCAACATACTAGCTATCACAGGCAACCTGACAGTGCTCCTGGTCTCCTTTACCAGCCGGAAAAAGCTGATGGTACCTCGCTTCCTCATGTGCCACCTGGCTTTTGCTGACCTCTGCATTGGGATCTACCTTCTGATGATAGCGACTGTAGAACTGCGCACACATGGTTACTACAGTCAACATGCTATTGAATGGCAGACAGGGCCGGGCTGTAGCGCTGCAGgattcctgtctgtgtttggtgGAGAGCTGTCAGTCTACACACTTTCCACCATCACCCTGGAGCGCTGGCACACCATCACCAACGCTCTGCAGATAGAGCGACGTCTGGCACTTACACAGGCGGCGAGTATAATGGCAGCTGGTTGGTTAATCTGTCTGGGGATGGGGATGCTGCCCCTGGTTGGTGTGAGCAGTTACACCAAGGTCAGCATGTGCTTACCCATGGACATAGAGACTCCACTGGCTCAAGCCTTCATCATAATTATCCTGCTCTTCAACGTGGGTGCCTTCATTGTTGTGTGCGTTTGTTACGTGCTGATCTATCTGGCTGTAAAGAACCCCGAATTCCCTGGAAGGAGTGCTGACACCAAGATCGCAAAGCGCATGGCTGTGCTCATCTTCACGGATTTTCTCTGCATGGCACCTATCTCCTTCTTTGCCATCTCTGCTGCCTTCAAAGTTCCCCTCATCACCGTTACCAACTCCAAGATTCTGCTGGTCCTCTTCTTTCCCATTAATTCCTGTGCCAATCCATTCCTTTATGCTATCTTCACCAAGGCATTCAGAAAGGACGTACTTCAGCTCATGAGCGGCATGGGCTGCTGTAAAAGCAAGGCCAGTGTTTATCGTATGAAGGCCTACTGCCCAGAAAAGGCAATCAAGAGCAACATGGGATCCTGCAATAAAGGATCCCACATGGGAGTGATGCTGGCTGCCATGCCACGGCAGAACCATCACCTGAAAGAGGCGGGAGAGCTCACCTGA
- the mertka gene encoding tyrosine-protein kinase Mer, with protein sequence MAKKSTPGWFGVFLCVATTAILVGSPVSAQHFRSQFHRPTRNSEPLVIPGRVSRVYLSKEQLRQLHFKPTIGSIQLSEGHEAKFNCSIDIPDTKVEPIIIWVKNGQDLAANSQVVINELQTITDGVATLLSTVSINYVQRVDAGEYSCRLSIGNRMVESQPIIVEVDGLPTFIHQPEDMNVTRNTGFTLSCEAVGPPDPVQIRWLRNGLPDSDYHNSPSHYPVSGVDKYTQFSCEAYNAKGVSTSREANINIKVLPSPVSNITVMESQSSKLMLSWSPGDDGFSPLTKCHIRVKEVSRRKGEVMTTRLINVTVPPFQCEVPGLQAMTSYNMSVSCSNELGASPVTMWIQGNTTEGVPSVYPRNVTLQLNESQLVIRWKPPPDDKINGILRGYDVIVRHGIQEKKIHSYTTTVSVALQEFNTTYSVEVAACTQAGSGMVSPRVWLFVPEDKSVVSPSSPPDTGVPDSVYVGLGVVCSFCLLLIILWGGICVYNRTSDSWQVFGHGEKPQPIAQYKPQRSYNRSANGVTLGNLGVSDELQAKLQDVMVTRNLLSIGKILGEGEFGSVMEGHLRQPDGMSEKVAVKTMKLDSFSQREIEEFLNEAACMKDFHHPNVIRLLGVCLEVSPGHFPKPMVILPFMKYGDLHSFLLRSRLGESPMFLPTQTLLKFMIDIALGMEYLSGRNFLHRDLAARNCMLRDDMTVCVADFGLSKKIYSGDYYRQGRIAKMPVKWIAVESLADRVFTVKSDVWAFGITMWEIATRGMTPYPGIPNHEIYDYLVEGHRLKQPADCLDELYEIMYSCWRADPLDRPCFPQLREMLEKLTEKLPESFSRDDIIYINTSFPEEGPDGETLPTEHPVFSSSPSCSHLAAENSVVTADIHGSLEDEDEDNDDDDRYVVVISSDPSLRSPTADTPLLSSDALSQANGDMVTDVTGMDQSASDTSFLL encoded by the exons ATGGCAAAGAAGTCAACTCCAGGCTGGTTTGgggtttttctctgtgttgccaCCACAGCCATTCTTGTGGGGAGTCCGGTCAGCG CCCAGCATTTTAGGAGCCAGTTTCACCGACCAACCAGGAATTCAGAGCCTCTTGTGATACCGGGCCGTGTTTCAAGGGTCTATCTGAGCAAGGAGCAGCTCAGACAGCTGCACTTCAAGCCCACCATAGGCTCCATCCAGCTATCGGAGGGACATGAGGCGAAGTTCAACTGTTCAATCGACATCCCCGATACCAAGGTGGAGCCCATCATCATCTGGGTGAAGAACGGCCAGGATCTGGCAGCAAACTCTCAGGTGGTGATCAACGAGCTCCAGACCATCACAGATGGGGTTGCAACTCTCCTCTCCACGGTCAG CATTAACTATGTGCAGAGAGTGGATGCTGGGGAGTATAGCTGTAGACTGAGTATCGGCAACAGGATGGTAGAGTCTCAGCCAATTATCGTCGAAGTGGATG GCCTGCCGACGTTTATCCATCAACCTGAGGACATGAACGTAACAAGAAACACAGGTTTCACGCTGTCATGTGAGGCGGTAGGACCTCCAGACCCCGTTCAGATCCGCTGGCTCCGTAATGGATTACCTGATAGTGACTATCATAACTCTCCCAGCCACTACCCTGTGTCAG GTGTGGACAAGTACACTCAGTTCAGCTGTGAAGCTTACAACGCAAAAGGTGTCAGCACCTCCAGAGAAGCAAATATCAACATCAAAG TGCTTCCCAGTCCTGTGTCTAATATTACTGTGATGGAAAGTCAGTCCAGTAAGCTGATGTTGAGCTGGAGCCCTGGTGACGATGGCTTCTCACCACTCACCAAATGCCACATCAGG GTTAAAGAGGTGAGTCGACGGAAGGGGGAGGTGATGACCACCAGGCTCATCAACGTCACCGTGCCGCCTTTCCAGTGTGAAGTCCCTGGGCTGCAGGCTATGACGTCGTACAACATGAGTGTTTCTTGCAGCAATGAGTTGGGAGCCTCTCCTGTCACCATGTGGATCCAGGGCAACACAACAGAGGGAG TGCCATCAGTTTATCCCCGAAACGTCACCCTACAGCTGAACGAGTCGCAGCTGGTGATCAGATGGAAGCCTCCACCAGATGATAAGATAAACGGCATCCTGCGTGGTTATGATGTTATTGTCAGACATGGCATACAGGAGAAAAAG aTCCACAGTTACACCACCACAGTCTCTGTAGCTCTGCAGGAATTTAACACAACCTACAGTGTGGAGGTGGCTGCGTGCACCCAGGCAGGGAGCGGCATGGTCAGCCCACGAGTCTGGCTGTTTGTGCCAGAGGACA aaTCAGTCGTGTCCCCATCATCCCCCCCTGACACTGGGGTTCCAGACTCTGTCTATGTTGGGCTGGGCGTGGTGTGTAGCTTCTGTCTTCTGCTGATTATCCTCTGGGGGGGTATCTGTGTGTACAACAGGACTTCTGACTCTTG GCAGGTGTTTGGCCATGGAGAAAAACCACAGCCTATCGCACAGTACAAACCTCAGAGATCCTACAATCGATCAGCCAATGGAGTCACAC TCGGGAATCTTGGTGTTAGTGACGAACTCCAAGCCAAACTTCAGGACGTGATGGTCACGAGGAACTTGCTCTCGATAGGGAAGATTCTTGGAGAGG GTGAATTTGGCTCTGTGATGGAGGGACATTTAAGACAACCAGACGGAATGTCAGAAAAAGTTGCTGTGAAGACGATGAAAT TGGACAGCTTCTCTCAAAGAGAGATTGAAGAGTTCCTGAATGAGGCAGCCTGCATGAAAGATTTCCACCATCCTAATGTCATCAGACTGCTCG GTGTATGCTTGGAAGTAAGCCCAGGACATTTTCCCAAGCCCATGGTCATTCTGCCATTCATGAAATATGGAGATCTGCATAGCTTCCTGCTGCGCTCACGCCTCGGAGAGAGTCCAATG ttcTTGCCCACTCAGACACTCCTGAAGTTCATGATAGACATTGCTTTGGGTATGGAGTATCTCAGCGGGCGTAACTTTCTTCATCGTGACCTGGCGGCTCGCAACTGCAT GCTGCGGGATGATATGACAGTGTGCGTAGCAGACTTTGGGTTATCCAAGAAGATCTACAGTGGAGATTATTACAGACAAGGCAGAATAGCCAAAATGCCTGTAAAATGGATTGCAGTGGAGAGTTTGGCAGACAGAGTGTTTACTGTAAAAAGTGATGTG TGGGCATTTGGCATTACCATGTGGGAGATTGCTACACGAGGCATGACGCCCTACCCAGGCATACCAAACCATGAGATTTACGACTACCTCGTTGAAGGACACAGGCTGAAGCAACCAGCAGACTGTTTGGATGAGCT GTATGAGATCATGTACAGCTGCTGGAGGGCCGATCCATTGGACCGACCCTGCTTTCCTCAACTGCGAGAAATGTTGGAAAAGCTCACAGAAAAACTTCCAGAGTCTTTCAGCAGGGACGATATCATCTATATTAACACCAGCTTTCCTGAAGAGGGCCCTGATGGAGAAACACTTCCTACAGAACATCCTGTGTTCAGCTCCTCGCCTTCCTGCAGCCATCTGGCAGCGGAAAATTCAGTAGTTACAGCAGACATTCACGGGAGCctggaggatgaggatgaggataaCGACGATGATGATCGCTATGTGGTAGTGATCTCCTCTGATCCTTCCCTGAGATCTCCTACGGCGGACACTCCTCTTTTGTCAAGTGATGCTTTAAGTCAAGCAAATGGAGACATGGTAACTGATGTGACAGGCATGGATCAGAGTGCAAGTGACACTTCATTCCTGCTGTAA
- the tmem87b gene encoding transmembrane protein 87A isoform X1, which translates to MAAAVRMRTWSCPSRGVFNPWGVLFIVLLNTINAVVAAPEAGLWKITVVNTSRPLLLKKSMYKDTDIELKVVYFGCPEEVTFTIHWYLKYYPCHNDFNNIDEMYERTPLSRGEGLDPYPLGQGEYIEHKHSPIQCNSGLRSFPMLKKTKAEPRPVFPPVEGKVPDENDTRWITEEYDRSSAMKNSSLNIRDNIIATTWKDGPYLLVVKIVSNKQDANWNLTVNVVMKGSHGYISITEWPLMIFYMVMCIMYILYALLWFVWAACYWKDLLRIQFWIAGVIFLGMVEKAVFCAEYENTNAGGSASSGLLIFAELVSALKRTLARLLVIIVSLGYGIVKPRLGTVMHRVVGLGILYFAFASIEGVLRITGGRDNGPALITEIVLAVFDSCAIWFIFVSLAQTIKTLKLRRNPVKLSLYRHFTNTLIFAVIASIIFMGWTAKKFRLADCQSDWIELWVEDAFWRFLFSIILLVIMFLWRPSANNQRYAFTPLIDDSDDEETEEFIASANANLADGIKLRAKSETNGTVRPETNPDEDLKWVEDNIPSSLTDVALPVLLDSDEEIMTTKYEMSKLE; encoded by the exons ATGGCTGCGGCAGTCAGGATGAGGACGTGGAGCTGTCCGAGCAGGGGAGTTTTCAATCCGTGGGGAGTCCTTTTTATAGTTTTACTCAATACTATAAATGCGGTTGTCGCAGCTCCAGAGGCGGGACTATGGAAAATCACAGTAGTAAAT ACCTCAAGACCACTGCTCTTAAAGAAATCCATGTATAAAGACACTGACATAGAATTGAAAG TTGTGTATTTTGGCTGTCCTGAGGAGGTGACCTTCACCATTCACTGGTATCTAAAATACTACCCCTGTCACAATGATTTCAACAATATTGAC GAAATGTATGAGAGAACACCCCTGAGTCGTGGGGAGGGCCTGGATCCATATCCCCTTGGACAAGGAGAGTACattgaacacaaacacagtcccATACAATGCAACAGTGGACTGCGCTCTTTTCCAATGCTCAAA AAAACGAAGGCAGAGCCACGGCCAGTCTTCCCCCCTGTGGAGGGCAAAGTGCCA GATGAAAATGACACCAGATGGATTACTGAGGAGTATGACAGGAGCAGCGCCATGAAGAACAGCAGTTTAAATATCAGAGACAACATCATAGCCACAACATGGAAAGATGGGCCTTACCTGCTGGTTGTTAAAATTGTGTCCAATAAACAGGATGCCAATTGGAACTTAACAG TTAATGTGGTGATGAAAGGCAGCCATGGCTACATTTCTATCACAGAGTGGCCTCTCATGATT TTCTACATGGTGATGTGCATAATGTACATCCTGTACGCcctgctgtggtttgtgtgggCAGCGTGCTACTGGAAGGATCTGCTGCGGATCCAGTTCTGGATAGCGGGGGTCATATTCCTCGGGATGGTGGAAAAGGCTGTCTTCTGCGCTGAATATGAAAACACTAATGCCGGCGGTTCAGCTT CTTCAGGCTTGTTGATCTTTGCCGAGCTGGTCTCTGCCCTCAAGAGGACTTTGGCTCGATTGCTCGTCATCATTGTCAGTCTTGGATATGGCATTGTAAA GCCTCGACTGGGGACAGTGATGCACAGAGTTGTGGGGCTCGGTATCCTCTACTTTGCCTTTGCCAGCATCGAAGGTGTCCTGAGGATTACTGGA GGTCGAGACAATGGCCCCGCTCTCATTACAGAAATTGTTCTGGCTGTGTTTGACTCCTGTGCCATCTGGTTC ATCTTTGTCAGTCTTGCACAAACCATCAAGACTCTGAAGCTGAGAAGAAACCCAGTGAAGTTGTCTCTCTACAGgcacttcacaaacacactaatATTTGCTGTGATTG CTTCCATCATTTTCATGGGATGGACCGCAAAAAAATTTCGGCTAGCAGATTGCCAGTCT gaCTGGATCGAGCTGTGGGTGGAAGATGCTTTCTGGAGGTTCTTGTTCTCCATCATTCTGCTTGTCATTATGTTTTTATGGAGACCATCTGCAAACAACCAAAG GTACGCTTTCACACCTCTCATTGATGACTCTGACGATGAGGAGACCGAGGAGTTCATCGCCTCTGCAAACGCAAACCTTG CTGATGGCATTAAGTTGAGAGCTAAAAGTGAGACAAATGGCACAGTGAGGCCTGAAACAAACCCA GATGAAGACTTGAAGTGGGTGGAGGATAACATTCCCAGCTCTCTTACTGATGT AGCTCTGCCAGTCCTGCTCGACTCAGATGAG GAGATCATGACGACGAAGTACGAGATGTCAAAGCTGGAGTGA
- the tmem87b gene encoding transmembrane protein 87A isoform X2 gives MAAAVRMRTWSCPSRGVFNPWGVLFIVLLNTINAVVAAPEAGLWKITVVNTSRPLLLKKSMYKDTDIELKVVYFGCPEEVTFTIHWYLKYYPCHNDFNNIDEMYERTPLSRGEGLDPYPLGQGEYIEHKHSPIQCNSGLRSFPMLKKTKAEPRPVFPPVEGKVPDENDTRWITEEYDRSSAMKNSSLNIRDNIIATTWKDGPYLLVVKIVSNKQDANWNLTVNVVMKGSHGYISITEWPLMIFYMVMCIMYILYALLWFVWAACYWKDLLRIQFWIAGVIFLGMVEKAVFCAEYENTNAGGSASSGLLIFAELVSALKRTLARLLVIIVSLGYGIVKPRLGTVMHRVVGLGILYFAFASIEGVLRITGAKDSDLALLANIPLALLDSSLCWWIFVSLAQTIKTLKLRRNPVKLSLYRHFTNTLIFAVIASIIFMGWTAKKFRLADCQSDWIELWVEDAFWRFLFSIILLVIMFLWRPSANNQRYAFTPLIDDSDDEETEEFIASANANLADGIKLRAKSETNGTVRPETNPDEDLKWVEDNIPSSLTDVALPVLLDSDEEIMTTKYEMSKLE, from the exons ATGGCTGCGGCAGTCAGGATGAGGACGTGGAGCTGTCCGAGCAGGGGAGTTTTCAATCCGTGGGGAGTCCTTTTTATAGTTTTACTCAATACTATAAATGCGGTTGTCGCAGCTCCAGAGGCGGGACTATGGAAAATCACAGTAGTAAAT ACCTCAAGACCACTGCTCTTAAAGAAATCCATGTATAAAGACACTGACATAGAATTGAAAG TTGTGTATTTTGGCTGTCCTGAGGAGGTGACCTTCACCATTCACTGGTATCTAAAATACTACCCCTGTCACAATGATTTCAACAATATTGAC GAAATGTATGAGAGAACACCCCTGAGTCGTGGGGAGGGCCTGGATCCATATCCCCTTGGACAAGGAGAGTACattgaacacaaacacagtcccATACAATGCAACAGTGGACTGCGCTCTTTTCCAATGCTCAAA AAAACGAAGGCAGAGCCACGGCCAGTCTTCCCCCCTGTGGAGGGCAAAGTGCCA GATGAAAATGACACCAGATGGATTACTGAGGAGTATGACAGGAGCAGCGCCATGAAGAACAGCAGTTTAAATATCAGAGACAACATCATAGCCACAACATGGAAAGATGGGCCTTACCTGCTGGTTGTTAAAATTGTGTCCAATAAACAGGATGCCAATTGGAACTTAACAG TTAATGTGGTGATGAAAGGCAGCCATGGCTACATTTCTATCACAGAGTGGCCTCTCATGATT TTCTACATGGTGATGTGCATAATGTACATCCTGTACGCcctgctgtggtttgtgtgggCAGCGTGCTACTGGAAGGATCTGCTGCGGATCCAGTTCTGGATAGCGGGGGTCATATTCCTCGGGATGGTGGAAAAGGCTGTCTTCTGCGCTGAATATGAAAACACTAATGCCGGCGGTTCAGCTT CTTCAGGCTTGTTGATCTTTGCCGAGCTGGTCTCTGCCCTCAAGAGGACTTTGGCTCGATTGCTCGTCATCATTGTCAGTCTTGGATATGGCATTGTAAA GCCTCGACTGGGGACAGTGATGCACAGAGTTGTGGGGCTCGGTATCCTCTACTTTGCCTTTGCCAGCATCGAAGGTGTCCTGAGGATTACTGGA GCAAAAGACTCTGACTTGGCCCTGCTGGCCAACATTCCCCTGGCTCTGCTTGACTCCTCTCTATGCTGGTGG ATCTTTGTCAGTCTTGCACAAACCATCAAGACTCTGAAGCTGAGAAGAAACCCAGTGAAGTTGTCTCTCTACAGgcacttcacaaacacactaatATTTGCTGTGATTG CTTCCATCATTTTCATGGGATGGACCGCAAAAAAATTTCGGCTAGCAGATTGCCAGTCT gaCTGGATCGAGCTGTGGGTGGAAGATGCTTTCTGGAGGTTCTTGTTCTCCATCATTCTGCTTGTCATTATGTTTTTATGGAGACCATCTGCAAACAACCAAAG GTACGCTTTCACACCTCTCATTGATGACTCTGACGATGAGGAGACCGAGGAGTTCATCGCCTCTGCAAACGCAAACCTTG CTGATGGCATTAAGTTGAGAGCTAAAAGTGAGACAAATGGCACAGTGAGGCCTGAAACAAACCCA GATGAAGACTTGAAGTGGGTGGAGGATAACATTCCCAGCTCTCTTACTGATGT AGCTCTGCCAGTCCTGCTCGACTCAGATGAG GAGATCATGACGACGAAGTACGAGATGTCAAAGCTGGAGTGA